One window from the genome of Amaranthus tricolor cultivar Red isolate AtriRed21 chromosome 9, ASM2621246v1, whole genome shotgun sequence encodes:
- the LOC130823947 gene encoding cold-regulated 413 inner membrane protein 2, chloroplastic-like, whose amino-acid sequence MQWHCLSLSSSTHLPSSSIAIPSPISLSSSSPHLRYSPFSSHHSINFNPLRLSLNHQIFLHTYRRNRSSMAVYNSYSAVLSPRILPWISAVSTAILMLVKGTAINRSFLVPFFALQAPATVISWMQGEYGAWSAFVALLVRLFFFIPGELELPFLTLVLVIVAPHRALNLRGTQAGAIISLVIAVYLAFQHFTRAGSLRKSFDQNSILATIGIICITIVPCLLLI is encoded by the exons ATGCAGTGGCATTGCCTTTCACTATCCTCTTCTACTCATCTCCCTTCTTCCTCCATTGCTATTCCATCTCCCATTTCTCTCTCATCTTCTTCTCCCCATCTTCGTTACTCCCCTTTTTCATCTCACCATTCCATCAATTTCAATCCACTCAG ATTGTCGCTGAATCATCAGATTTTTCTGCATACTTACAGAAGAAATCGATCATCAATGGCTGTTTATAATTCTTATTCTGCTGTTCTCTCCCCGCGAATTCTTCCTTGGATTTCTGCTGTTTCTACTGC GATTCTCATGCTTGTGAAGGGCACTGCAATAAATAGATCCTTTCTTGTGCCATTTTTTGCTTTACAGGCGCCGGCAACTGTCATCTCATGGATGCA GGGAGAATATGGTGCTTGGTCTGCTTTTGTTGCCCTTCTTGTTCGCCTATTCTTCTTCATACCAG GTGAACTTGAACTTCCTTTCCTCACACTGGTTTTGGTAATTGTTGCTCCACATCGAGCATTAAATCTAAG AGGGACTCAGGCTGGGGCCATAATATCTCTAGTCATTGCTGTCTATTTGGCGTTCCAGCATTTTACAAGGGCTGGAAGTTTACGGAAATCATTTGATCAAAATTCGATTCTTGCTACTATAGGCATCATCTGCATTACTATAGTGCCATGCTTACTGTTGATTTGA
- the LOC130823631 gene encoding uncharacterized protein LOC130823631 isoform X1, producing MFGGLVNANSPHLRKSGSRPVFVETGESSEEVLHPSVSNEMKGISLTSPLSSTVMMPSPTFLWRFKVLLFFIWGFCCCKIGWHSVMRMSADLRDLFLYEAFLYYNPLLLVTLMVWLWGINLWVFSQANVNYAKIFDIDQTHLTHWEIWKCATWMTIIVPTSMTAYLYLYSDGEVSLAASQPVLLYIAVIMILISPFDIFYLSSRYYLLRTLWRIVLPLQAISFSDFFLADILTSMSKVLSDLERSVCRMVHRQVATIAWFEADSVCGSHSVAIPVVLVLPYIFRLFQCLRQYKDSGEKSSLLNALKYSTAIPVIFLSALKYHVFPDKWTNFYRPLWLMSSLLNSMYSFYWDITRDWDMSCFTRIFKFGKPHICSYLLYGRKWVYCWVIGSNLILRCTWTYKLSAHLRHNYLTVFTITALEIFRRFQWVFFRVENEWNKMNAKSHIQLSESDDSSEDANLLDSANHSV from the exons ATGTTTGGGGGACTTGTGAATGCTAATAGTCCCCATCTCCGGAAATCTGGAAGTAGACCTGTTTTTGTTGAAACTg GTGAAAGCAGTGAAGAAGTTCTACATCCTTCCGTGTCTAATGAAATGAAGGGTATTAGTCTAACATCCCCTTTGAGCAGCACTGTCATGATGCCATCACCCACTTTCTTGTGGAGATTTAAG GTGCTGCTGTTTTTTATCTGGGGGTTTTGCTGTTGCAAG ATTGGATGGCATTCTGTAATGCGAATGAGCGCTGATCTAAGAGATCTCTTCTTGTATGAGGCTTTTCTGTACTACAACCCTCTTCTACTTGTG ACTTTGATGGTTTGGCTTTGGGGGATAAATCTATGGGTCTTTTCTCAGGCTAACGTGAATTATGCAAAGATTTTTGACATTGATCAAACTCATCTTACTCACTGGGAAATATGGAAG TGCGCCACCTGGATGACTATTATAGTTCCGACGAGTATGACGGCATATCTTTATCTGTATTCAGATGGCGAAGTGTCATTAGCAGCATCTCAACCT GTTCTTTTGTACATTGCTgttataatgatattaatatccCCCTTTGATATTTTCTATTTATCTTCACGGTACTACCTGTTGAGAACTCTTTGGAGAATAGTTCTTCCCCTGCAG GCAATATCATTTTCTGACTTCTTCTTGGCTGATATCTTGACGTCCATGTCCAAG gTATTGTCAGACTTGGAGCGTTCTGTGTGCCGCATGGTACATCGTCAG GTTGCTACTATTGCGTGGTTTGAGGCTGATTCTGTATGTGGCAGTCATTCTGTTGCTATTCCGGTGGTTCTGGTACTACCTTATATTTTCCGACTCTTCCAATGTCTTAGGCAATACAAGGACAGCGGAGAAAAGTCAAGTCTCCTTAATG CTCTAAAATATTCAACTGCAATACCAGTTATTTTCCTTTCAGCGCTCAAATACCATGTATTCCCAGATAAGTGGACAAATTTTTATAGGCCACTCTGGTTGATGTCAAGTTTATTGAACTCCATGTATTCTTTTTACTGGGATATTACGCGAGATTGGGATATGAG TTGTTTCACCCGGATATTCAAGTTTGGGAAACCTCATATTTGCTCGTACCTTCTTTATGGACGGAAATGG GTTTATTGCTGGGTGATTGGAAGCAATTTGATTCTTCGATGTACTTGGACGTACAAACTATCTGCTCATCTCCGACATAATTACCTTACTGTTTTTACTATTACTGCTCTGGAGATCTTCCGCCGTTTTCAATGGGTTTTCTTTCGTGTGGAAAACGAGTGGAATAAAATGAATGCAAAGTCACACATTCAGTTATCGGAAAGCGACGATTCAAGTGAGGATGCTAATTTACTAGACTCTGCAAACCATAGTGTATAA
- the LOC130823633 gene encoding S-type anion channel SLAH1-like — protein MDSISNPQPIIQVIIVEPKSLPSNINNNTQTNNPINIYEHFTNTILSKFHGGYFRICFSLSAQALLWKTLIQFIKNNHYHHHDHHHDDYFPYDHHPQHYFNLHILPSLACTLLWSISLGILLSFSILYTLKCFYHYPKVKDEFLHHVGVNYLFAPWISSLLLLQTSPFILPWKNNNIYTHILFWVFVIPIIILDIKIYGQYFTKGQRFLSRVANPTCQLSVIANLVASKVGIELGWFEIGLCLFSLAMVHYLVLFITLYQRFPCSDGVSMRLRPVFFLFIATPSMASLVMASINGGFGEGSKMLFFLSIFLFMSLVCRPTLFKKSMRKFNIAWWAYSFPLTILALASIDYAQQLDNGLAQTLALVLSTLSILVTLALIVLTTFKINTLFLRTQTTDTFTS, from the exons ATGGATTCCATATCAAATCCTCAACCTATTATACAAGTAATTATAGTAGAACCAAAGTCATTACCAAGCAATATAAACAATAACACTCAAACCAACAATCCCATTAACATTTATGAACATTTCACAAACACAATATTATCCAAATTCCATGGAGGGTATTTTAGAATATGTTTTTCATTAAGTGCTCAAGCATTACTATGGAAAACCCTAATacaattcatcaaaaacaaccaTTATCAccatcatgatcatcatcatgatGATTATTTCCCATATGATCATCATCCACAACATTATTTTAATCTCCATATACTACCATCCTTAGCTTGTACACTCTTATGGTCAATATCTTTAGGGATACTACTCTCATTTTCTATTCTTTATACCCTTAAATGTTTTTACCACTACCCCAAAGTTAAAGATGAATTTTTACACCATGTGGGTGTTAACTACCTCTTTGCTCCATGGATTTCTTCCCTTTTACTTCTCCAAACTTCACCATTTATTCTTCCATGGaaaaacaacaatatttataCACATATACTCTTTTGGGTGTTTGTAATTCCAATTATAATCTTAGATATTAAGATTTATGGACAATATTTTACAAAAGGGCAAAGATTTTTGTCTAGGGTTGCAAACCCTACATGTCAATTATCAGTTATAGCAAATTTAGTTGCTTCAAAAGTTGGTATTGAATTGGGATGGTTTGAGATTGGATTGTGTTTGTTTTCATTAGCTATGGTTCATTATTTGGTGTTGTTTATAACACTTTATCAAAGATTTCCATGTAGTGATGGTGTTTCAATGAGATTAAGGCCAGTTTTCTTCTTGTTTATAGCTACTCCAAGTATGGCTAGCTTAGTTATGGCTTCCATTAATGGTGGATTTGGTGAAGGTTCTAAGATGCTTTTCTTTCTATCCATCTTTCTATTCATGTCCTTG GTATGTCGACCAACATTATTCAAGAAGTCGATGAGAAAGTTCAACATAGCATGGTGGGCGTACTCGTTTCCTCTCACAATACTGGCACTGGCGTCAATCGACTATGCCCAACAACTCGACAACGGTTTGGCTCAGACGCTTGCTCTTGTGCTATCAACGTTGTCTATATTGGTCACCTTGGCTTTGATTGTCCTTACTACTTTCAAAATCAACACACTCTTCCTTCGTACTCAAACAACCGATACCTTTACTAGCTAG
- the LOC130823631 gene encoding uncharacterized protein LOC130823631 isoform X3, which translates to MKGISLTSPLSSTVMMPSPTFLWRFKVLLFFIWGFCCCKIGWHSVMRMSADLRDLFLYEAFLYYNPLLLVTLMVWLWGINLWVFSQANVNYAKIFDIDQTHLTHWEIWKCATWMTIIVPTSMTAYLYLYSDGEVSLAASQPVLLYIAVIMILISPFDIFYLSSRYYLLRTLWRIVLPLQAISFSDFFLADILTSMSKVLSDLERSVCRMVHRQVATIAWFEADSVCGSHSVAIPVVLVLPYIFRLFQCLRQYKDSGEKSSLLNALKYSTAIPVIFLSALKYHVFPDKWTNFYRPLWLMSSLLNSMYSFYWDITRDWDMSCFTRIFKFGKPHICSYLLYGRKWVYCWVIGSNLILRCTWTYKLSAHLRHNYLTVFTITALEIFRRFQWVFFRVENEWNKMNAKSHIQLSESDDSSEDANLLDSANHSV; encoded by the exons ATGAAGGGTATTAGTCTAACATCCCCTTTGAGCAGCACTGTCATGATGCCATCACCCACTTTCTTGTGGAGATTTAAG GTGCTGCTGTTTTTTATCTGGGGGTTTTGCTGTTGCAAG ATTGGATGGCATTCTGTAATGCGAATGAGCGCTGATCTAAGAGATCTCTTCTTGTATGAGGCTTTTCTGTACTACAACCCTCTTCTACTTGTG ACTTTGATGGTTTGGCTTTGGGGGATAAATCTATGGGTCTTTTCTCAGGCTAACGTGAATTATGCAAAGATTTTTGACATTGATCAAACTCATCTTACTCACTGGGAAATATGGAAG TGCGCCACCTGGATGACTATTATAGTTCCGACGAGTATGACGGCATATCTTTATCTGTATTCAGATGGCGAAGTGTCATTAGCAGCATCTCAACCT GTTCTTTTGTACATTGCTgttataatgatattaatatccCCCTTTGATATTTTCTATTTATCTTCACGGTACTACCTGTTGAGAACTCTTTGGAGAATAGTTCTTCCCCTGCAG GCAATATCATTTTCTGACTTCTTCTTGGCTGATATCTTGACGTCCATGTCCAAG gTATTGTCAGACTTGGAGCGTTCTGTGTGCCGCATGGTACATCGTCAG GTTGCTACTATTGCGTGGTTTGAGGCTGATTCTGTATGTGGCAGTCATTCTGTTGCTATTCCGGTGGTTCTGGTACTACCTTATATTTTCCGACTCTTCCAATGTCTTAGGCAATACAAGGACAGCGGAGAAAAGTCAAGTCTCCTTAATG CTCTAAAATATTCAACTGCAATACCAGTTATTTTCCTTTCAGCGCTCAAATACCATGTATTCCCAGATAAGTGGACAAATTTTTATAGGCCACTCTGGTTGATGTCAAGTTTATTGAACTCCATGTATTCTTTTTACTGGGATATTACGCGAGATTGGGATATGAG TTGTTTCACCCGGATATTCAAGTTTGGGAAACCTCATATTTGCTCGTACCTTCTTTATGGACGGAAATGG GTTTATTGCTGGGTGATTGGAAGCAATTTGATTCTTCGATGTACTTGGACGTACAAACTATCTGCTCATCTCCGACATAATTACCTTACTGTTTTTACTATTACTGCTCTGGAGATCTTCCGCCGTTTTCAATGGGTTTTCTTTCGTGTGGAAAACGAGTGGAATAAAATGAATGCAAAGTCACACATTCAGTTATCGGAAAGCGACGATTCAAGTGAGGATGCTAATTTACTAGACTCTGCAAACCATAGTGTATAA
- the LOC130823631 gene encoding uncharacterized protein LOC130823631 isoform X2, with the protein MFGGLVNANSPHLRKSGSRPVFVETGESSEEVLHPSVSNEMKGISLTSPLSSTVMMPSPTFLWRFKVLLFFIWGFCCCKIGWHSVMRMSADLRDLFLYEAFLYYNPLLLVTLMVWLWGINLWVFSQANVNYAKIFDIDQTHLTHWEIWKVLLYIAVIMILISPFDIFYLSSRYYLLRTLWRIVLPLQAISFSDFFLADILTSMSKVLSDLERSVCRMVHRQVATIAWFEADSVCGSHSVAIPVVLVLPYIFRLFQCLRQYKDSGEKSSLLNALKYSTAIPVIFLSALKYHVFPDKWTNFYRPLWLMSSLLNSMYSFYWDITRDWDMSCFTRIFKFGKPHICSYLLYGRKWVYCWVIGSNLILRCTWTYKLSAHLRHNYLTVFTITALEIFRRFQWVFFRVENEWNKMNAKSHIQLSESDDSSEDANLLDSANHSV; encoded by the exons ATGTTTGGGGGACTTGTGAATGCTAATAGTCCCCATCTCCGGAAATCTGGAAGTAGACCTGTTTTTGTTGAAACTg GTGAAAGCAGTGAAGAAGTTCTACATCCTTCCGTGTCTAATGAAATGAAGGGTATTAGTCTAACATCCCCTTTGAGCAGCACTGTCATGATGCCATCACCCACTTTCTTGTGGAGATTTAAG GTGCTGCTGTTTTTTATCTGGGGGTTTTGCTGTTGCAAG ATTGGATGGCATTCTGTAATGCGAATGAGCGCTGATCTAAGAGATCTCTTCTTGTATGAGGCTTTTCTGTACTACAACCCTCTTCTACTTGTG ACTTTGATGGTTTGGCTTTGGGGGATAAATCTATGGGTCTTTTCTCAGGCTAACGTGAATTATGCAAAGATTTTTGACATTGATCAAACTCATCTTACTCACTGGGAAATATGGAAG GTTCTTTTGTACATTGCTgttataatgatattaatatccCCCTTTGATATTTTCTATTTATCTTCACGGTACTACCTGTTGAGAACTCTTTGGAGAATAGTTCTTCCCCTGCAG GCAATATCATTTTCTGACTTCTTCTTGGCTGATATCTTGACGTCCATGTCCAAG gTATTGTCAGACTTGGAGCGTTCTGTGTGCCGCATGGTACATCGTCAG GTTGCTACTATTGCGTGGTTTGAGGCTGATTCTGTATGTGGCAGTCATTCTGTTGCTATTCCGGTGGTTCTGGTACTACCTTATATTTTCCGACTCTTCCAATGTCTTAGGCAATACAAGGACAGCGGAGAAAAGTCAAGTCTCCTTAATG CTCTAAAATATTCAACTGCAATACCAGTTATTTTCCTTTCAGCGCTCAAATACCATGTATTCCCAGATAAGTGGACAAATTTTTATAGGCCACTCTGGTTGATGTCAAGTTTATTGAACTCCATGTATTCTTTTTACTGGGATATTACGCGAGATTGGGATATGAG TTGTTTCACCCGGATATTCAAGTTTGGGAAACCTCATATTTGCTCGTACCTTCTTTATGGACGGAAATGG GTTTATTGCTGGGTGATTGGAAGCAATTTGATTCTTCGATGTACTTGGACGTACAAACTATCTGCTCATCTCCGACATAATTACCTTACTGTTTTTACTATTACTGCTCTGGAGATCTTCCGCCGTTTTCAATGGGTTTTCTTTCGTGTGGAAAACGAGTGGAATAAAATGAATGCAAAGTCACACATTCAGTTATCGGAAAGCGACGATTCAAGTGAGGATGCTAATTTACTAGACTCTGCAAACCATAGTGTATAA